A segment of the Candidatus Nitrososphaera gargensis Ga9.2 genome:
ATGAACTTGGGCCTCTTTTCGGCAACCTTTTTCCTAGCCGCCAGTAATTCCTCATTAATCACCATAGCGATACGTAGGACACAAGACTTGTTCATTACAATAAATATGTTACTGGCTTCTCTTGATCGCAAAGAGCGTGAGGGTGTAGCAGGATCCCTTGTACGCCACGCTGACTGAAAGCGAGACTGCCCTGCCGTCCTCGGCCGTCTTTGAAAGCCCGAGCGCGCCCCTTACCATTTCCACTTCTACCTTGTCAAGCCGGCGGGAGTAGTCCCACATCCCTGGATGCAGCTTGTTCGTGCTTGCCGCAGCCTCGAGCACCTCCGAAATGGCGGGCACTTCCAGCGCCTGCTCGTTGACGCTTGCGGTTTGGACGCTGTCTGCGCAGCCTTTTACTTCAAGCCATGCGTTCTCGAATTCCAACGCCTGTTTCTACACGCGAGTTCATTATATTGTTTTATTGAGAATAAGACATGTTGAATATTTAATAAGGAACAGCTACATCAATAACCATTAATCCGAAAAACGTCTTGTACCAAGACGCGATTGTGGTGAATAATGCGTGGCAGAATCGACCGTGAGCATCGATGGGGAGAATGAGAGTCGGCCTATATACATGCCGGATGAGCTCATGCGCTTTATTCAGCGCGACACGTATTCACTCCTCATTAAAGGCTTTGCTGGCACCGGTAAGACCACGCTTGCGCTCACTATCTTGAAGGCGCTTGAAAGCAAGAACAACTTTTTCTACATCTCGACAAGGATCTCGCCAAAGCAGCTTTTCCAATACTACCCATGGCTTGCGAAATTTGTAGGGCAGCCCAGGCCAGCAAACCCCGCGGAAGCGCCGGATCACGGGCTGATGACAAGTTTCGAGGACGCAAGGCTCGACGAACCCGAATCGCTCTTTGAGCGCATCACCAACCAGCTGATGGACATCAAGTCGCCAGTGATCATCATTGACAGCTGGGACGCAATCGCGTCGTTCATGGATAAGGAGGCACGCCTCAACAACGAGAGGGTGCTCCAGACGTGGAGGGAAAGGGCAGGGGCCAAGCTGATATTCATAAGCGAGCACCCAGACGACACCACGCTTGACTTTCTTGTTGACGGCATCGTGGAGCTGAAGCAGAGCTACTACGAAAGCGTGCGGGTGCGCGAAATATTTCTGCTCAAACTCCGGGGCATACGTATTGAAAGGCCGTCGTACATCTATACACTTGACAACAGCGTCTTCCGCAGCTTTGTACCTTACAGGCCGATCAAGTTCAAGCCGGCGGCGGAGCCGTACAGGAAAAAAATTCGTATTAGCAACGGAATCGCGACAACTGACTACATCCGGAGCGGTTACCCTGTACTGGACAGCTCGCTTGGCGGCGGCTTTCCAAGGAAAGGCACAGTTCTGCTTGAGCTGGATCCGCATGTAAACGCTGTCGTGGCCATGGCTTTCCTCGAGAGGATCATATCGAACTTTATCTTCGACAACAACCCTGTGCTGTTCCAGCCATTTGATTGGATGGACCCGCATGCCATAATGGATTATCTGGAGCCGTCGATGCCTGCAGACAAAAAGGACCTTTTCAAGATATTATGGATGAGCAAGGTAAACGGCATGGCCGACAACATCATCACCATGCCGGGCAAAAAACAGCGCGCCGACCCGATCGTAGAAGCACTTGCCAAGATGAAACAAAAGCGCCCCGACAAATTGCTGCTCAACATCATGGGGACAGATATGATGCAGAGATCCTATGGCAGAAAGGGTATAAGGAGCGGGATGGAAAACCTGCTGTCAGACATCAGGACAAGCGCAGACCTCTCAATAGCCGTTGTAAGCCACTCGCAAGGGGAAGTGCTGGAGTATCTTTCAGAAGTATCAGATATGCACCTGTGCTTGATGATGATAAAGGACACGCTGTTCCTGCAGTCGCTCGTCCCGGCGTCGACCCTGTATGCCGTGGTGTTTGACGAGCACCAGATTGGCCTAGAGCCGGTCGTGTAGAGTGTTATATCAGTCACGTGCTCAGGTGGTAGTACTCGTCAGCCAGATTTTCTTCAATGCCTACAGGCAAAAGCTCTTTCATCTGATCATAGTATGACAGGAACCTGCTGCCCTTGGGCGTTATCTTGTAAAGCGTCTTGTCGCCGTTGTTCACTTCGTGCACAAGGCCGCTTTTGATCAGCGAGTCCAGGTACAACTTGCACTGGTCGTTGCTCAACATTGCCTTGTACATTATCTTGGTGCGAGTCTCCTCCTTGTTTACTGACTTTAGTATAGCTGCAATTACTTCGTATCGGCTACGGTTCTTCATTCGGCCGCCAGAGATACAACATACATCATATATCAGATATTTCATATAAAATACGACACCATGTCTCTGTAACAATCTTCTTTGTCAACGTTTTTTTGCTGTGATACTGCAAAACCTGCTCGCCTGATGGCATGAATTTTCATGTAAGCGAGGGCGGTGGGGCTTTTGTGAAAAGCGAAGCCAACTGCTTGTAGTGCGCGATGAATTTCTTGCCAAGATCGGTCGTCTTGTATATATAGCGCTTGGAGCTTGGGCGCTCCTGTATCATTTCAAGCATCCCACTATCTAACAGGAACTCCAGGTACTGGTTTATCTGCTTGGAGTTCAGGTTACAGCGATACATGACATGAGTCTTCCTTGCTCCATTTTCGCACATGAGCAGGATGAACTCTATTATCTCTAGCCATCCCCTGTTACTCCAGCCTGCTGCGTTTAAAGGCAATCTACTACAGAAACTCTATTCGTATTGGATTTAATGCTAAACGTACTTTCTAACCCAACAAGGGCATAGAAGAGATTTCTAAGTTGGCTGAAACACTACCGGCAAGGCGAGTCGACCGTCTTTGACAAGGTGGTTCCTCCAAGCCTGCTCCGTCCTTGCCATACCAAAGTTGACGGCATAATCGATAAAGCAAGGAGAAAGGCTGACTATGTTCCTTATCTTTTTTGCCAGGCTTATCTGCTGCCGGATCCTTCGCTGCCCTTCCTTAAGTTCGAACAGCTGCGACAAAAGCTCGTCGATAGGCTCGCCGGCCCTTATCTTTTCAGCCCTCATTGAGAGGAGCGGCCTCATCCTTTTTTCATATTCTGCGTTCTGCTTTTCAAGCAACTGCAGGTAGAGCTCGATATTGTTCTCCGAGGGCATCGCCGCCGCGGCTTTCCGCTGACCTATGCCCTCATAGATGTCTCTTGAAGACCAGATGAGGGTGAGTGGCAGCCTAATCCCAAGCTTTCCGCTGACTATGCTTCCATCGACAAGGTAGCCTATGCCTCCCGTCCCTGACGCATAGCAAGAGATTCCAAGGTCCCTTGCAAGCAGCAGCGGGATTGGGATCGCGCGAGGCGACAGGTCATGGATGTTGTTGCAGCCACCAAGGTCGAGGTTATTCTGGCGGCCGAGGTTCAGCTCCAGCTCTTTCTTGCACGATATGCACGGGCCAGCCAGCACAAGGTCGCCGTTCTTGCTCACTATTTTTACAGACGCCTTGCTTCCACATCTGCAGTGAACCCAGACGGGCGCGTGCAGGTACGAAGAAGGGCTGACGCCTGTGTCGATCCCGCAGCTCATAAACATGTTCTCTGCGCGCCTTAGCGCGTCAGAGTACCTGGCCGAATTCGAAATCAAGAACGCAAAGCCGTCCTCAAACACTGAGGATATTTCTGATAGCCTGACAAATAGCGTGCTGTAGTTCCATGCTCCATTGACGACCCTTGACATGAGAAACGAGTTCAGATCCGCGTGCGATTTGGCCCTTTCGTACGAAGCTTCGACATGCTGCCAGAACTGCTCTAAATTGTCGATAAACACACTCCTCATGTCTGCGCCTGCAGTGCTCTTGATCCATGATTTGACCTGACGCTTCCAGTTATGCACAACCAATTCGCTTGGTACCGGCATGTTGCAGACCATCTGCCAGCGCTTTGATTCGCTGACGGGCAGCCGTAGCTCCATCACGCCAGAGGAATGCTGCATGCTGGGCAGCTGCGCAAGCCTTACCCAAGACTCGTCAACAAAGTCATGGTCCACCACGAGAAAGAGGTTGACTATCCTGCTGCTACCGCCTCTGTCAAGCTCTTCAATGGCATCCTTTAAAGTTTCAAGCAGGACTATTTTCTTAAAGACCCTGCCGTATGCAAAGAGGTTTGGCTGGTGCGTAGAAACGACTATCCTTGCCGCGGGGTCATCCAAAAGCTCGATGCTACTTCTGACATGCTCTGTGAGCGTGCCGGCCTCAGAATGGAATTTCTTGATAAACGACTTGAGCACCGCGCGGTTGCGCAGGACAAAGTCTCCTGTCTGGATCTTTTGCGATGCTACGCGATTTACTGCATCGGCAAACTTTTCCGGTATTGACCCTGTAAACTCAGAAACAGCTGGATCATTTACTTGATTGAATCTAGCAAACAGTGCTCTTACTTGCAGTGGTGCTTGGTCGACTACTGCTAGCGGCGACATTTTCTTTCTCTGCCTGCTCTCCTAGATTAGCTCGATTATCTCCTTGGGCCTGGTCGCCCCGGCGATCTTGGGTATGCGGTCATTTGGAACCTTCCAGAGCTTGAACTCTTTGCCAAAGCATATCTTTAGCACTTCAAACGCTTCGACATAGTTTATCGATGTGTTGAGCCTGCTTTGCAGTGCGCGGTATTCTGCAAGGCCCTTGATCGCGTTTGCTTTCAGGTACAGCTTGCTCTGCTGCGACCAGAATATCTTGATAAGCTCCACCTTTTCGTCAACGACATCGGAAATGTCGTAATACACTTGCGGCTTGAAATCCTTGGTGAGTGGTATTTCATAAGACATGATGTTTGGGATGAACCTTCCTGCCTCAATTGTGGATGACGCGACAGCACGGTGGTCGTGGTGAACATCGCCAAGCGAATGGGTGATTATGAGATCAGGATCAGCTTTGTTGATAAAGAACTCGATGTGGTTTATGAGGTCCGTGCTACTGACGTTGAGCCTTGTGTCTTCAAAGTTGTCAATCCACAGCGCTTTTGCCCCGATGAACTTTGCAGACTGCATAAGCTCCTTTGTCCTCTGCTCTGGATCGCCTGAAGCCGCCCCACGTGTCAGGGTGTACATGAAAACGCTGTGCCCTTGCCTTGCGGCCTTTATCAAAAGTCCTCCGCAGCCCAACTCTATGTCGTCAGGATGCGCGCCTATAGCTAGAATGTTCACGAGTGCAACTCTCTATCGTGCTTATTTATCGATGAACTAACCTTCTTCTATTCGATTCAGTTTGTTTCTAGAAGCGTAGCTTGAACGATTCTAAGTAGAGAAAATTGCTCTTGAGTTAAAAATTGGGCGTAAAAGGCTTGAGTGGAATATGCAGGTAAAAACTTGGTTACAGAGACTTACAGACGAGTCTAATCTGTGGTTCAATGCGGTCAAGGCAGAAGATGAAGGGAGCTTTCAGAGCGCCATTTCATATTACATGAAGGACGCTCTGGAATGCATAAGGCAGCACTCGCTTGTCAGGGCAGCGCTAAGCTGTTCGTGCGCGGCCAACTGCCTAGCAAGGATGGGCGCGTGGTCGCCGGCGCGCATGCTGTATTCAGAGGCTGGCCGCCTTTATGTCGAAAATTCAGAAATTGCAATGTCCGAGTCGATAAGGGAGGCCCTCTGGTCGCTGCAGGAGGCTTTTGAAAATTATGCGCTTGCAGGTGATGACAGTGCAGCAGACACCGTGCGCGAAAGGTATGTCATGCTTGCTGCCAGAACAAGCCCGTTTTCAAGAGCAGGGCAGGTTGCAGAGGATCTGGAATCGCGCAGGGTGGAATCGATCAAGCCTGATCCAAGGAAGAAGGAAGCAAGCATTCCAGAAGAGCTGGCTGGCGAAATTGAAAACTTCGTGAGGGCAAGAAGGTCTGGCACGGCAAGGACCGACGACTCGTTTGACCCAAGCTATGTCATGAGATCGATAGGCGTGAACAACGGAGGCAGCAGGTTGGATGAAAAAAGTATTGCTAGTTAACTGGGACAGCTACCCAAATGTCATGTCCGGCGGGGTCTACTCGTGGGAAAAGACCCTTGTTGAAAGCATGACAGATTACGAGTTTACGGTCATAAACCTGCTTTCAAACCCAAACGTCAACGGCAAGTTCACCGTTCCTCCGCATGTAAAGCAGGTAATAGACTTGCCTCTCTTTGGCTCCAATAGGTACGAGGAATTCTACACCGATAAAAATAGGCCACTACTCGACAAGATAGCGCGCACCAAAGATCACATCATAGTGGAAGAGTTCATGCCGCTCTACAGGAAGTTCCTTGCAAGCATCTTCTCAAACAACTGCGACCCTGCAGAGCTTTCCCAGATTGTCTACCGACTCCACAGGTTCCTTTCGGTCTACGACTCTAAAAAGTGTCTAGAGCATACGCTTGCCTGGGAAACCTTTCTTGACCAGCTAGAATGCGACCCGCTCTACCGCGAGATGACCATGAGAGAAGCGCTGACTGCATTCCAGATTGTACAGCGCAACATGCAGATACTGTCTCTTGAAGTCCCCCGGGTCGACCTCGTGCACTGTTCCCTAGCATGGTTCCCAGCAATGATAGCAGTCTCAGCCAAGATAGAGCACGACTGCCCGATCATAATCACCGAGCATGGCGTGGCGTTCCGGGAGCTCCTGCTCTACTATAACGCGTTTCTGCGCGACGAGCCGTCCAACATTTTCTGGAAGCTCTTTTCCGCAAACGTCGTTCGGACGGTGTATTCTATGGCAGACGTGATCGCACCAGTCTGCTATGCAAACGCAAAGTGGGAGGAGAGTCTGGGGGCCGAGCCGTCCAAGATCAAGGTGATATACAACGGCGTGGATGCGACCAAGTTCCGTCCACTGGACTTGAAAAGAGAGGACACGCGGCCTACAGTTGCCTGCATTGGCAGGGTCGACGTCTTCAAAGACATTGTGAACCTCATCCAGTCGATACGGTACGTCAAGGACCGGGTGCCTGACATCCAGTGCCTGATCTACGGCGCGTCAACGGATCTAGAGTACTCGCTCAGGTGCGTCAACATGGTGTCTGCCCTCGGCCTGCAGGGGAACATCCGGTTTATGGGCAAGGTCAAGGACCCAGAGATAGCCTACAATGCGGCCGACGTGATTGTGGTAAGCAGCATCACAGAGGGCTTTCCGTTTGCCGTAATTGAAGCAATGGCGTGCGGCAAGGGCATAGTCGCCACGGACGTTGGCGGCATAAGGGAAGCCCTTGAAGGCTGCGGCCTCTTGGTCAGAAGTAGCCACCCGCAAGAGCTTGCAAACGCAATAGTCCAACTCCTGCAGGACGAGAACCTGAGGTCAAGGCTTGGGGCGGCCGCTCTTGAGCGGGCCCGGAAGGGCTTTACGATAGAGCAGTCGCTTGGCCAGTACCGAGAGCAGTACAAGCGCTTGACGGAGGCGCAGCAAAGCCGCGCGCCGGTGGCAAAGGAGGAGGTGGCAGCAGCCCAGTGAGGATCGCAAAGGCACTTGTCACAGGAGGGGCCGGCTTTATAGGAAGCCACATCGTGGACGAGCTGATAGCAAGGGGCATCGAGACCTACGTCATCGACAACCTGAGCACTGGCACGCTCAACAACCTCGTGCAGCATCGCGGCAATAGCCTGCTCCACTTTATGGCCGGGGACGTCAGAGAAGCGGAAGCGCTCCTACAGGATACGAATATCGACGTCGTCTTCCATGAAGCGGCCATAGCCAGCGTCCCCAAATCGGTAAGCCATCCTCTGCTGGTACATGACGTAAATGTAAACATGACTCTACACCTGCTGAACTATTGCGTCAAGAGCGGGGTCAAGCGCTTCATCTTTGCCTCTTCGGCGGCGGTTTATGGAATATTGGAAAGCAAGGCGACTGAGGACATGGCATGCAGGCCAAACTCGCCATATGGCGCCGGCAAGCTGGCGATTGAAGACTATTTACACGCGTACAGGCGGACATATGGCCTTGAAACTGTGATGCTGCGCTACTTTAACGTCTACGGCCCGCGCCAGATCTACAGCGACTACAGCGGCGTCATCACGATTTTCATAAACAAGCTGCTCGAAGGCGAGCGGCCAGTCATATTCGGGGACGGCCTGCAGGTGAGGGACTTTGTACATGTCAGCGACATCGTGCAGGCAAACATGCTGGCAATGGATTCTGCGGCTGCAGTCGGAGAGATGTTTAACGTCGCATCGGGCAGGGCCACTAACATATTGGAGATGGTCAAAATCATAAAGAAACTGATGGGCGCCACGGACATCGAGCACCAGTTTGCCCCGCCGAGGCCAGGCGACATGAAGCTTGGCCTTGCATCGATTGACAAGATACGGGCGGTGCTGGGCTACGACCCAAAGATCCAAATACAGCAGGGGCTGAAAGGTGTGATCGAGTCAATAAGCAAGATACAGGTGCCGAAAATACAACATGCCGGTGAGGCGACCTAGTAGATGGAATCGGTTCAAGAAAATAAAGAAATTTCAAGAGAAGCAAGGGTGTTTGCAAACAAGACTGCAAGGTCCATAGCCGAGATCCAGCAGAGCGTCAACAACATGGCCGATGTCCTGGTATTCCTCGAAGTACTCGGCTACGACGACAGGACTGCAAAGAGGAATGGCTTTGAAAACCTCTACGAGCTTGCAAAGTATGTCTACAACTTTGTCGATGCCTATGATGATGACGACAAGTCTCACACGTCCAACTCCTTTGCAATGGAGGTACCAAGCACAAAGAAGCGCCTTGCGGAAAGCCTTAGCATGATATTCCCGTGGCTGGGCTCGCTCGTGCTCCTGTTCTTGACAGGCGTGTCGCTCTGGATGGCGTGGGACCTTCCAGCCAGCGTGACGACCGCGTTCTTGGCCGGCGTGTTTCTGGGGCTGGTGGTGACCGAAGGGCTGCTGCAGAACTATAACCGGTTGTTCTCGTTCTACTATTCTCAGACTAACATTGGAGAAATAAAGCGAAGCATCGAGAGGAGCTATGTCCTTGCCGGCGTGATACTATCTGGCACCGTT
Coding sequences within it:
- a CDS encoding RAD55 family ATPase — encoded protein: MAESTVSIDGENESRPIYMPDELMRFIQRDTYSLLIKGFAGTGKTTLALTILKALESKNNFFYISTRISPKQLFQYYPWLAKFVGQPRPANPAEAPDHGLMTSFEDARLDEPESLFERITNQLMDIKSPVIIIDSWDAIASFMDKEARLNNERVLQTWRERAGAKLIFISEHPDDTTLDFLVDGIVELKQSYYESVRVREIFLLKLRGIRIERPSYIYTLDNSVFRSFVPYRPIKFKPAAEPYRKKIRISNGIATTDYIRSGYPVLDSSLGGGFPRKGTVLLELDPHVNAVVAMAFLERIISNFIFDNNPVLFQPFDWMDPHAIMDYLEPSMPADKKDLFKILWMSKVNGMADNIITMPGKKQRADPIVEALAKMKQKRPDKLLLNIMGTDMMQRSYGRKGIRSGMENLLSDIRTSADLSIAVVSHSQGEVLEYLSEVSDMHLCLMMIKDTLFLQSLVPASTLYAVVFDEHQIGLEPVV
- a CDS encoding winged helix-turn-helix domain-containing protein, translated to MKNRSRYEVIAAILKSVNKEETRTKIMYKAMLSNDQCKLYLDSLIKSGLVHEVNNGDKTLYKITPKGSRFLSYYDQMKELLPVGIEENLADEYYHLST
- a CDS encoding winged helix-turn-helix domain-containing protein — protein: MPLNAAGWSNRGWLEIIEFILLMCENGARKTHVMYRCNLNSKQINQYLEFLLDSGMLEMIQERPSSKRYIYKTTDLGKKFIAHYKQLASLFTKAPPPSLT
- a CDS encoding PIG-L deacetylase family protein; its protein translation is MNILAIGAHPDDIELGCGGLLIKAARQGHSVFMYTLTRGAASGDPEQRTKELMQSAKFIGAKALWIDNFEDTRLNVSSTDLINHIEFFINKADPDLIITHSLGDVHHDHRAVASSTIEAGRFIPNIMSYEIPLTKDFKPQVYYDISDVVDEKVELIKIFWSQQSKLYLKANAIKGLAEYRALQSRLNTSINYVEAFEVLKICFGKEFKLWKVPNDRIPKIAGATRPKEIIELI
- the pelF gene encoding GT4 family glycosyltransferase PelF; translation: MKKVLLVNWDSYPNVMSGGVYSWEKTLVESMTDYEFTVINLLSNPNVNGKFTVPPHVKQVIDLPLFGSNRYEEFYTDKNRPLLDKIARTKDHIIVEEFMPLYRKFLASIFSNNCDPAELSQIVYRLHRFLSVYDSKKCLEHTLAWETFLDQLECDPLYREMTMREALTAFQIVQRNMQILSLEVPRVDLVHCSLAWFPAMIAVSAKIEHDCPIIITEHGVAFRELLLYYNAFLRDEPSNIFWKLFSANVVRTVYSMADVIAPVCYANAKWEESLGAEPSKIKVIYNGVDATKFRPLDLKREDTRPTVACIGRVDVFKDIVNLIQSIRYVKDRVPDIQCLIYGASTDLEYSLRCVNMVSALGLQGNIRFMGKVKDPEIAYNAADVIVVSSITEGFPFAVIEAMACGKGIVATDVGGIREALEGCGLLVRSSHPQELANAIVQLLQDENLRSRLGAAALERARKGFTIEQSLGQYREQYKRLTEAQQSRAPVAKEEVAAAQ
- a CDS encoding NAD-dependent epimerase/dehydratase family protein; this encodes MRIAKALVTGGAGFIGSHIVDELIARGIETYVIDNLSTGTLNNLVQHRGNSLLHFMAGDVREAEALLQDTNIDVVFHEAAIASVPKSVSHPLLVHDVNVNMTLHLLNYCVKSGVKRFIFASSAAVYGILESKATEDMACRPNSPYGAGKLAIEDYLHAYRRTYGLETVMLRYFNVYGPRQIYSDYSGVITIFINKLLEGERPVIFGDGLQVRDFVHVSDIVQANMLAMDSAAAVGEMFNVASGRATNILEMVKIIKKLMGATDIEHQFAPPRPGDMKLGLASIDKIRAVLGYDPKIQIQQGLKGVIESISKIQVPKIQHAGEAT